Proteins from one Chroococcidiopsis sp. CCMEE 29 genomic window:
- a CDS encoding ABC transporter substrate-binding protein, whose protein sequence is MHIITWLGTSRRRLWSIGKFLGLFSLCCLLIVSCNNRPTPEQTANTPSTPGNSRISVGTTLKPRTLDPADNYELAAANVLTNLCDRLYTYQLGTSELQPQLATAMPKVSQDGLTYTIPIRQGVVFHDGTPFNAEAMAFSLNRFIQNGGKPSALLSDVVESVNASGEYELAIQLKNAFAAFPSLLAFSGTCAVSPKAYEIGTGKFKPRELVGTGPYKLVQFTPSLVRLDAFNQYWGEKPANQGIDFQILSSAANLYNSFRTGAVDIAYQTFDPGQVESLKQQAATNGWQAIEEKSNVVTYMMLNVKQEPLDNPAVRQAIAAMIDRPLLTERVFSKQAEPLYSMIPDTFDSYKPIFQTAYGDGNVAKAKELLSQAGYTKDNPLKLQVVYPSNSLTREQIASTLREYAAQQLEGIIQFQPQAEESATLFGNIPKGIYQTILLDWYPDFGDADNYIQPFFSCAQGSVAGGCEEGASRSQGSFYYSDRMNQLIAQQRQEQNPQARQEIFAQIQNLIGQDVPAIPIAQNKDYAFAQKGLQGLQIDPILKLPLWEVSKGTKG, encoded by the coding sequence ATGCATATCATCACTTGGCTTGGTACATCTCGTAGACGCTTATGGTCGATTGGAAAATTCTTGGGCTTATTTTCTCTGTGTTGCTTGCTAATTGTTAGCTGTAACAATCGCCCAACGCCAGAGCAAACAGCAAACACACCTAGCACGCCTGGTAATAGTCGCATTAGTGTTGGCACCACTCTGAAGCCACGCACGCTCGATCCGGCAGATAACTATGAGCTAGCAGCTGCTAACGTCCTGACTAACCTGTGCGATCGCCTCTATACCTACCAGTTAGGTACTAGCGAACTGCAACCCCAACTTGCCACAGCAATGCCCAAAGTCAGCCAAGATGGTTTGACTTACACAATCCCGATTCGCCAAGGAGTTGTATTCCACGACGGCACGCCGTTTAACGCTGAAGCGATGGCGTTTTCCTTGAATCGGTTCATCCAAAATGGTGGCAAACCCTCAGCACTTTTATCTGATGTGGTTGAATCAGTGAATGCATCTGGGGAATATGAGCTCGCCATCCAACTCAAGAATGCCTTTGCAGCGTTTCCTTCGCTATTGGCTTTCTCCGGTACATGTGCTGTTTCCCCCAAGGCTTACGAGATTGGCACAGGAAAATTTAAGCCGAGAGAGTTAGTCGGGACTGGTCCTTACAAGTTAGTCCAGTTCACGCCAAGTTTGGTTCGATTAGATGCTTTTAACCAATACTGGGGCGAAAAACCAGCAAATCAGGGAATTGACTTTCAAATCCTTTCTAGTGCTGCAAATTTGTATAATTCCTTCCGTACAGGGGCAGTAGATATTGCTTATCAAACATTTGATCCAGGGCAGGTTGAGAGTCTAAAACAGCAAGCAGCGACGAACGGATGGCAGGCGATCGAAGAGAAAAGCAATGTTGTCACCTACATGATGCTAAATGTCAAGCAGGAGCCACTGGATAACCCAGCGGTGAGACAGGCGATCGCGGCGATGATTGATCGTCCCCTGCTAACCGAACGCGTCTTTTCAAAACAAGCTGAGCCGCTCTACAGCATGATTCCCGACACGTTTGACAGTTACAAACCAATCTTTCAAACTGCATACGGTGACGGCAATGTGGCTAAGGCAAAAGAACTACTATCTCAGGCGGGATATACCAAAGACAACCCCTTAAAGTTACAGGTTGTGTACCCGTCAAATTCACTAACGCGAGAGCAAATTGCCAGCACTTTGAGAGAATATGCAGCTCAGCAACTCGAAGGCATTATCCAATTCCAACCGCAAGCTGAGGAGTCAGCTACTTTATTTGGCAATATTCCCAAGGGGATTTATCAGACTATCTTGTTGGACTGGTATCCTGACTTTGGGGATGCTGATAACTACATTCAGCCGTTCTTTAGTTGTGCCCAAGGAAGTGTAGCCGGAGGTTGTGAGGAAGGAGCCAGTCGCAGTCAGGGATCGTTCTACTACAGCGATCGCATGAATCAACTAATTGCACAGCAACGCCAGGAACAGAATCCCCAAGCCCGTCAAGAAATTTTTGCCCAAATCCAAAACCTAATCGGACAGGATGTCCCCGCTATTCCCATAGCGCAAAACAAAGACTATGCCTTCGCCCAAAAAGGACTACAAGGCTTGCAAATAGACCCGATCCTCAAACTTCCTCTCTGGGAAGTCAGTAAAGGGACTAAAGGCTAG
- a CDS encoding TOBE-like domain-containing protein translates to MGIVVEKVSKQFGSFKAVDQVSLEIESGSLMALLGPSGSGKSTLLRLIAGLEMPDSGKIWLTGNDATNQSVQDRNIGFVFQHYALFKHMSVRQNIAFGLEIRKTKKPKIKARVEELLELVQLSGLGNRYPSQLSGGQRQRVALARALAVQPQVLLLDEPFGALDAKVRKDLRAWLRHLHDEVHVTTVFVTHDQEEAMEVADKIVVMNKGRVEQVGTPAEIYDHPATAFVMSFIGPVNVLPSTSHIFQGNGFDSAHPEVFLRPQDVVVEREPNGTTVSARVSRLIHLGWEIQAELTLDDGQVVTAHLSRDRFDELKLEPQQKVYVKPKDAKSFPLYYSI, encoded by the coding sequence GTGGGCATAGTTGTTGAGAAAGTATCCAAGCAGTTTGGCAGTTTCAAAGCCGTTGACCAGGTCAGTCTCGAAATCGAGAGCGGCTCTCTTATGGCATTATTGGGACCATCAGGGTCGGGAAAATCCACTCTGTTGCGGTTGATTGCCGGTTTAGAGATGCCAGATAGTGGCAAAATCTGGCTGACTGGCAACGATGCCACTAATCAGAGTGTGCAAGACCGCAACATTGGGTTTGTATTTCAACACTATGCTCTGTTCAAGCACATGAGCGTAAGGCAAAATATTGCCTTTGGCTTGGAGATTCGCAAGACGAAGAAACCGAAGATCAAGGCGCGGGTGGAAGAGTTGCTGGAGTTGGTGCAACTGAGTGGACTTGGTAATCGCTACCCATCCCAACTTTCCGGCGGTCAACGGCAACGAGTAGCTTTAGCAAGGGCATTGGCGGTACAACCCCAGGTTTTGCTGCTCGATGAACCCTTTGGTGCTTTAGATGCTAAAGTCCGTAAGGATCTACGAGCTTGGTTACGACACTTGCATGACGAAGTTCATGTCACTACAGTGTTTGTCACCCACGACCAAGAAGAAGCAATGGAAGTTGCCGATAAAATTGTGGTTATGAACAAAGGCAGAGTGGAACAGGTGGGAACACCAGCGGAAATTTACGACCATCCAGCCACAGCATTTGTGATGAGCTTCATTGGTCCAGTGAATGTTTTGCCCAGTACCTCTCACATTTTCCAAGGCAACGGGTTTGATTCTGCCCACCCAGAAGTTTTCCTGCGCCCTCAAGATGTTGTAGTAGAACGAGAGCCAAACGGTACTACAGTTTCAGCCAGAGTTAGTCGCCTAATTCATCTAGGTTGGGAAATTCAAGCGGAATTAACCTTAGATGATGGTCAGGTAGTGACAGCGCATTTGAGTCGCGATCGCTTTGACGAATTAAAACTGGAACCTCAACAAAAGGTCTACGTCAAACCAAAGGATGCTAAATCTTTTCCGCTATACTATTCGATTTAG
- the chlP gene encoding geranylgeranyl reductase produces MTLRVAVVGSGPAGSSAAEILAKAGIETYLFERKLDNAKPCGGAIPLCMVSEFDLPPHIIDRQVRKMKMISPSNREVDINLINETEYIGMCRREVLDGFMRDRAAQLGANLINATVHKLDIPTNNTDPYTIHYVDHSEGGAQGIAKTLKVDVIIGADGANSRIAKEIDAGDYNYAIAFQERIRLPQDKMAYYNDLAEMYVGDDVSTDFYAWVFPKYDHVAVGTGTMQVHKASIKQLQAGIRARAAKKLIGGQIIKVEAHPIPEHPRPRRVVGRVALVGDAAGYVTKSSGEGIYFAAKSGRMCAETIVELTNGGSCIPTEKDLKVYLKRWDKKYGLTYKVLDLLQTVFYRSDATREAFVEMCSDLDVQRLTFDSYLYKTVVPANPITQLKITAKTLGSLIRGNALAP; encoded by the coding sequence TTGACACTACGGGTTGCTGTTGTTGGGTCAGGTCCAGCTGGTTCTTCTGCTGCGGAGATTCTAGCAAAAGCTGGGATCGAGACCTACCTGTTTGAGCGCAAGTTAGACAATGCTAAGCCTTGTGGCGGTGCAATTCCGCTGTGTATGGTGAGTGAGTTTGACCTCCCGCCTCACATTATTGACCGCCAGGTGCGGAAGATGAAGATGATCTCGCCCTCGAATCGAGAGGTAGATATCAATCTGATAAATGAAACAGAATATATTGGCATGTGTCGCCGCGAGGTGCTGGATGGTTTCATGCGCGATCGCGCGGCGCAATTGGGTGCAAATTTAATTAATGCCACTGTTCATAAACTCGATATTCCCACAAATAATACTGACCCCTACACCATCCACTATGTCGATCACTCAGAAGGTGGCGCACAGGGGATTGCCAAGACACTGAAAGTAGATGTAATCATTGGGGCGGATGGCGCAAATTCCCGGATTGCGAAGGAAATTGATGCTGGGGATTACAACTATGCGATCGCTTTCCAAGAGCGGATTCGTCTGCCCCAAGACAAAATGGCGTATTACAATGACCTAGCAGAAATGTACGTGGGCGACGACGTTTCCACAGATTTCTATGCTTGGGTATTCCCTAAGTACGACCATGTAGCCGTTGGTACTGGGACCATGCAGGTACATAAAGCCAGCATCAAACAGCTGCAAGCTGGAATTCGTGCCCGTGCTGCGAAAAAACTGATTGGCGGTCAAATCATCAAAGTTGAGGCACACCCAATTCCTGAACATCCTAGACCTCGCCGCGTTGTCGGTCGGGTTGCCTTGGTAGGCGATGCCGCTGGCTACGTTACCAAATCTTCCGGTGAAGGAATTTACTTTGCTGCTAAGTCCGGTAGGATGTGTGCCGAAACGATTGTCGAACTTACCAATGGGGGAAGTTGCATTCCCACCGAAAAAGACCTCAAAGTTTACCTCAAGCGCTGGGACAAAAAATACGGTCTCACCTACAAGGTACTCGATCTCCTGCAAACCGTCTTCTACCGCAGCGACGCTACCCGCGAAGCTTTTGTAGAGATGTGTTCTGACCTCGATGTGCAACGGCTGACGTTTGATAGTTATCTCTATAAGACGGTTGTTCCAGCTAATCCCATTACTCAGTTAAAAATTACTGCTAAGACACTTGGCAGTCTAATTCGGGGTAATGCACTAGCTCCTTAA